From Acidobacteriota bacterium, a single genomic window includes:
- a CDS encoding histone deacetylase, which yields MTTALVYDPAYLRHETGHHPENPERLRVIVSALQHDETLWTRLQHISPRPVSDEDIMRCHTARLIEQIRSLCERGVPFVDLDTAICAQSFEVAKLAAGAATVAVDQVFNGDAGNAIALVRPPGHHATSNRAMGFCLFNNAAIAARYAQSHYGADRVLIIDWDVHHGNGTQEIFYRDPSVFYFSTHQYPYYPGTGSAGERGLEKGDGTTLNIPLSEGTSASSHRNAFFDALNAIEKTFPPDLIIVSAGFDSRRGDPLGGLMLEDSDFDEMTKQVMDMADRHASGRVVSVLEGGYNLDTLGETVRTHVAALAS from the coding sequence ATGACGACCGCCCTGGTCTATGACCCCGCTTATCTGAGACACGAAACCGGACACCATCCAGAGAACCCAGAGAGGCTCAGGGTTATCGTCTCCGCCCTCCAACACGACGAGACCCTTTGGACTCGGCTTCAACATATTTCGCCGAGGCCCGTCTCCGATGAAGACATCATGCGGTGTCATACCGCCCGGCTGATTGAACAGATTAGAAGCCTGTGCGAGCGCGGTGTTCCATTTGTCGATCTGGATACCGCAATCTGCGCTCAGTCCTTTGAAGTCGCCAAGCTTGCAGCGGGAGCGGCGACGGTTGCCGTCGATCAAGTATTCAACGGCGACGCCGGCAATGCAATCGCACTCGTCCGGCCGCCGGGTCATCATGCGACTTCCAATCGCGCGATGGGATTCTGTCTGTTCAACAATGCCGCGATAGCCGCTCGTTACGCGCAATCTCATTACGGGGCAGACCGGGTATTGATAATTGATTGGGACGTTCATCACGGCAACGGCACTCAAGAGATTTTCTATCGCGACCCCTCAGTTTTCTACTTCTCAACGCATCAGTATCCGTATTACCCAGGAACGGGCTCGGCCGGCGAGCGAGGTTTGGAAAAGGGCGACGGAACGACTCTCAACATTCCGCTCTCGGAAGGAACGTCCGCAAGCTCCCATCGCAACGCTTTCTTCGACGCGCTTAACGCAATCGAAAAGACTTTTCCGCCCGATCTGATCATCGTCTCGGCGGGATTCGATTCGCGGCGAGGTGATCCGTTGGGCGGGCTGATGCTGGAAGACAGCGACTTTGACGAGATGACAAAGCAGGTGATGGATATGGCCGATCGTCACGCTTCGGGCCGCGTCGTTTCGGTGCTCGAGGGCGGGTACAATTTGGACACGTTGGGCGAGACTGTCAGGACTCACGTTGCGGCGCTTGCTTCGTGA
- a CDS encoding adenosylcobalamin-dependent ribonucleoside-diphosphate reductase, with the protein MKPELTENALRVLEKRILARDHHGRVAETPEDMFRRVARSVSEADLQHSTPADAAAAEEAFYESMSSLEFLPNSPTLMNAGRNLAQLSACFVLPVEDSMEGIFGTLRETALIQKSGGGTGFSFSRLRPREDLVESTHGVSSGPVSFMRLYNFATEVTKLGGKRAGANMAILRIDHPDIQEFIAAKTNPLELNTFNISAAVTDEFMERVKQGEKYDLINPRTGEVARQSDAREVLDRIVASAWRNGEPGVIFIDRINRDNPTPELGQIESTNPCGEQPLLPYESCVLGSINLAKFSRDGAVDYDRLREAVALGVHFLDNIIDVSEYPIPDIAYITKLNRKIGLGVMGWADLLILMGIPYDSEDAINLGEEVMGFISLEALEASVDLAKQRGPFPRWFQESIYKKDGQEQAGSLRSQERRNATVTTVAPTGTISLIANCSSGIEPIYSIAYRRLAFQSEHMTFVHPLFEQYAREHEFYTEELMKRVAGKGSLVGLTEVPDEAKRVFVTAREIAPEWHVRMQAAFQEHIDAAVSKTINFPADATVDDVKRAYVLAHELGCKGITVYRDGSREKQVLSTEIESMTEPLTLASASQQEMRRPENQLLALNICPECGETLRHNGGCLYCTCGYSVCVQT; encoded by the coding sequence ATGAAACCCGAGCTGACAGAAAACGCGCTGCGAGTCTTGGAGAAGCGAATACTCGCACGCGATCATCACGGACGTGTCGCCGAAACTCCTGAAGACATGTTTCGACGCGTCGCGCGCAGCGTCTCCGAAGCCGATCTTCAACACAGTACGCCCGCTGATGCCGCCGCTGCTGAAGAAGCCTTCTATGAGAGCATGAGCAGTCTCGAGTTCCTGCCGAACTCGCCTACACTGATGAACGCCGGGCGGAACCTTGCTCAACTCTCGGCTTGTTTCGTGCTGCCTGTGGAAGATTCGATGGAAGGCATCTTCGGCACGCTGCGCGAAACTGCGTTGATTCAAAAGAGCGGCGGCGGCACCGGCTTCTCCTTTTCGCGGCTGCGTCCCAGAGAAGACCTTGTCGAATCAACTCACGGAGTTTCGAGCGGGCCGGTTTCATTCATGCGCCTCTACAACTTCGCTACCGAAGTGACCAAGCTCGGGGGGAAACGCGCCGGCGCCAACATGGCGATTCTCCGCATCGATCATCCCGACATCCAGGAGTTCATCGCGGCCAAAACCAATCCCCTCGAGCTGAATACATTCAACATCTCCGCCGCTGTAACCGATGAGTTCATGGAAAGGGTCAAGCAAGGCGAGAAGTATGACTTGATCAATCCGCGCACGGGCGAAGTCGCGCGGCAGTCGGACGCGCGCGAGGTGTTGGATCGAATCGTTGCGTCGGCATGGCGCAACGGCGAGCCGGGGGTGATATTCATCGATCGAATCAATCGCGACAATCCGACGCCCGAGCTTGGACAGATCGAGAGCACTAACCCGTGCGGCGAACAACCGCTGCTGCCTTATGAATCCTGCGTCCTTGGTTCAATCAACCTGGCGAAGTTCAGTCGCGACGGCGCCGTTGATTATGATCGGTTGAGGGAGGCCGTCGCGCTCGGGGTCCACTTCCTCGACAATATCATCGACGTCAGCGAGTACCCGATACCGGATATCGCGTACATCACTAAGCTGAATCGAAAGATCGGCCTCGGGGTGATGGGATGGGCGGACCTGTTGATCTTGATGGGGATTCCCTATGACTCTGAAGACGCCATCAATCTCGGCGAAGAAGTGATGGGATTCATCTCACTCGAAGCGCTAGAAGCCTCGGTCGATCTGGCGAAGCAAAGAGGTCCGTTTCCACGATGGTTTCAGGAGAGCATCTACAAGAAAGACGGCCAGGAGCAGGCTGGAAGCCTGCGCTCCCAGGAGCGCCGCAACGCTACCGTGACCACCGTTGCGCCGACCGGGACTATCAGCCTGATTGCGAATTGCTCGAGCGGCATCGAACCGATCTACTCGATTGCTTACCGCAGGCTCGCGTTCCAGTCCGAGCACATGACATTTGTTCATCCCCTGTTCGAGCAGTACGCGCGTGAACATGAATTCTACACCGAAGAGTTGATGAAAAGGGTTGCGGGAAAGGGCTCGCTTGTTGGTCTTACTGAAGTCCCCGATGAAGCTAAGCGAGTGTTCGTGACCGCGCGCGAGATCGCTCCCGAGTGGCACGTTCGAATGCAGGCGGCGTTTCAAGAACACATAGACGCGGCGGTCTCAAAGACAATCAACTTCCCTGCCGACGCTACAGTTGACGACGTGAAGCGCGCTTACGTGCTAGCTCACGAGCTTGGCTGCAAAGGCATCACGGTTTATCGGGACGGCTCGCGCGAGAAACAAGTGCTGAGCACCGAGATAGAGAGCATGACCGAACCGCTAACTCTTGCTTCAGCGTCTCAGCAAGAAATGCGGCGGCCAGAGAATCAGCTTTTGGCATTGAACATCTGTCCCGAGTGCGGCGAGACGCTGCGTCACAATGGTGGTTGTCTGTATTGCACATGTGGGTATTCGGTGTGTGTGCAGACTTGA
- a CDS encoding aspartyl protease family protein, with protein sequence MYTSDVGRIIASVKINGVSNRSPGIRCDALVDTGSAFMVLPSAWRDRLGKLETTERVTVETATQETVEGEICGPVRIEVEGFRTIHSEVLFLDMKPANGAYEPLIGYIVWNSVRLR encoded by the coding sequence ATGTATACTAGCGACGTGGGTAGAATAATAGCCTCAGTCAAGATCAACGGCGTCTCGAATAGATCGCCGGGTATTCGCTGCGACGCTCTCGTAGACACGGGCTCGGCTTTCATGGTGCTTCCCAGCGCCTGGCGCGATCGCCTCGGAAAGCTGGAAACGACAGAGAGGGTCACGGTCGAAACCGCCACTCAGGAGACCGTCGAGGGCGAGATCTGCGGGCCTGTCCGAATCGAGGTCGAGGGCTTCAGAACAATCCACAGTGAAGTTTTGTTTCTGGATATGAAGCCGGCCAACGGCGCCTACGAACCGCTAATCGGGTATATAGTCTGGAACAGTGTCAGGCTGCGGTAG
- a CDS encoding SDR family oxidoreductase produces MAKQTYLVTGGAGFIGSHITERLVRDGHRVRVLDDFSSGKEVNLESFRGGVEVVRGDIRDAQLVSKAARGVDVVFHEAALGSVPRSVADPVSTHEVNITGTLNVLLAARDAGARRVVYASSSSVYGETPVLPKREEMSPQPLSPYALSKLAGEYYASVFKEVYGFEIVSLRYFNIFGPRQDLESQYAAVIPRFITALLYGKAPLVYGDGLQSRDFTYVDNVVDANLLAAEVDGVAGQAFNVACGGRYTLLDLLARLKEILGSDIEPIHEAARAGDVRDSQASIEAAEQAFGYRVSVDFEEGLRKTVDWYRKQIGE; encoded by the coding sequence ATGGCAAAGCAGACATATCTGGTAACCGGCGGAGCGGGCTTCATCGGCAGCCACATCACGGAGCGACTCGTGCGCGACGGCCATCGCGTTCGGGTCCTCGATGATTTCAGTTCGGGAAAAGAGGTGAACCTCGAATCATTTCGCGGCGGCGTCGAAGTCGTTCGAGGCGACATTCGCGATGCGCAATTGGTAAGCAAAGCCGCCAGGGGCGTTGACGTCGTTTTCCATGAAGCCGCGCTTGGATCGGTCCCTCGCTCGGTCGCCGATCCGGTCTCAACCCACGAAGTGAACATCACCGGCACGCTCAATGTGCTGCTCGCGGCGCGGGATGCCGGCGCCAGGCGAGTCGTCTACGCTTCGAGCTCGTCGGTCTACGGTGAGACCCCGGTCCTCCCCAAGCGAGAGGAAATGTCTCCGCAACCGCTCTCGCCTTATGCGCTGTCGAAGCTTGCGGGCGAGTACTACGCGAGCGTCTTCAAAGAGGTTTATGGTTTTGAAATTGTCTCGCTTCGTTACTTCAACATTTTCGGTCCGAGGCAGGATCTGGAGTCTCAATACGCGGCGGTGATCCCGCGCTTCATCACTGCTTTGCTCTATGGCAAGGCGCCGCTTGTGTATGGCGATGGTCTTCAATCGCGCGACTTCACTTATGTCGATAACGTGGTCGATGCGAACTTGCTTGCAGCCGAAGTAGACGGAGTCGCGGGCCAGGCTTTCAACGTGGCGTGCGGCGGCCGCTACACGCTGCTGGATCTGCTTGCGAGGCTGAAAGAGATACTCGGCAGCGACATCGAACCGATTCACGAAGCCGCGCGCGCAGGGGACGTGCGTGACTCGCAGGCTTCGATCGAAGCTGCGGAGCAAGCGTTTGGCTATAGAGTGTCCGTTGATTTTGAGGAGGGGCTTCGCAAGACCGTGGATTGGTATCGAAAGCAGATCGGGGAATAA
- a CDS encoding carbamoyltransferase C-terminal domain-containing protein encodes MVFIPLEAHRNGSDLMNILGISGQERDAAAALIQDGRVIAAIEEEKLARIRHIGMNYAGGLPFRAIDFCLERAGIGFDKIDCVAYYLEPHKRFHREIAFNSARAINSADHGLIEEFPPYFVESLNGLKQMLRTRRLVESRLYPSGQFIEVPHHLAHGASAFFASGFERAAVISVDNKGDMTSAALMTGEREQLQLHAEAQFPNSIGMVYGAVTAALGFDADGDWHKTMWLAPTGKVEFGEVFDDLLRVGSDGLPVVNLDYLDPSFGASPALSNHFFERAGLKPRAKDEPIAQNHRNLAASLQARIEDVLCEVASRHRERTGEKDLCLAGGVALNSLANSAIERRAGFKRLFVQPAAGNAGCSIGAALYVWHQVQGNRERVYEMRHAFLGPLFNDEAIKGVLDNCKILYEYSLTEDKLVAEVARLLAQGKIVGWFRGAMEFGPRSLGARSILASPTTEMMRDNLNAFIKHREEFRPFCAAVPEERSEEFFEPSALNEFLQGVSQIKAGKQQLIPAAVFGDGLVRVHSVSRKSNPAFWKLLTMFGEASGVPVLLNTSFNLFGEPVVSTPREAVRGFYCSGIDCLAIGNFLVKK; translated from the coding sequence ATGGTATTCATCCCACTCGAAGCACATCGGAACGGTAGCGATTTGATGAACATCCTTGGTATCTCGGGACAAGAGCGAGACGCAGCGGCGGCGCTGATTCAAGACGGGCGAGTCATCGCCGCCATCGAAGAAGAAAAGCTTGCTCGCATACGGCACATCGGGATGAACTACGCCGGCGGGCTGCCCTTTCGCGCTATTGACTTTTGTCTCGAGCGCGCCGGTATCGGCTTCGACAAGATTGACTGCGTCGCCTACTATCTCGAGCCTCATAAACGTTTTCACCGCGAGATTGCTTTCAACTCTGCGCGAGCAATAAACTCGGCCGACCACGGCTTGATTGAAGAATTTCCTCCTTACTTTGTGGAAAGCCTCAACGGTCTAAAGCAGATGCTGAGAACGAGACGGCTTGTTGAATCGCGGCTTTACCCGAGCGGGCAGTTTATTGAAGTCCCGCACCATCTGGCGCACGGGGCGAGCGCGTTTTTCGCCTCAGGCTTCGAGCGAGCGGCGGTGATCTCGGTCGACAACAAAGGCGATATGACCTCAGCCGCGCTCATGACAGGCGAGCGCGAACAGCTTCAGCTTCACGCCGAGGCGCAGTTCCCCAATTCCATTGGCATGGTTTACGGCGCAGTGACCGCGGCATTGGGCTTTGACGCAGACGGTGACTGGCATAAGACGATGTGGCTCGCGCCGACTGGAAAGGTCGAGTTCGGCGAGGTCTTCGACGACTTGCTACGAGTCGGGTCCGATGGGTTACCGGTCGTGAACCTCGACTACCTCGATCCTTCTTTCGGAGCGTCGCCCGCGCTTTCTAATCACTTCTTCGAGCGCGCGGGCTTGAAGCCGCGAGCAAAGGACGAGCCCATCGCCCAGAACCATCGCAATCTTGCCGCGAGCCTGCAGGCGCGAATCGAAGACGTGCTGTGCGAGGTTGCGTCCCGCCATCGAGAGCGAACCGGCGAAAAGGATCTTTGCCTGGCTGGAGGTGTTGCGCTCAACAGTCTCGCGAACTCGGCCATCGAGCGGCGCGCGGGATTCAAGCGTTTATTCGTACAACCGGCCGCCGGCAACGCGGGCTGCTCGATTGGCGCTGCGCTGTACGTCTGGCATCAAGTGCAAGGAAATCGCGAGCGGGTTTATGAGATGCGGCACGCCTTTCTGGGTCCGCTATTCAACGACGAAGCGATCAAGGGTGTGCTCGACAACTGCAAAATCTTGTACGAGTATTCCCTGACCGAAGACAAGCTGGTCGCCGAAGTCGCGCGGCTGCTGGCGCAGGGAAAGATCGTCGGTTGGTTCCGCGGGGCGATGGAGTTCGGTCCGCGCAGTCTGGGCGCTCGCAGCATCCTGGCTTCGCCGACTACTGAGATGATGCGTGACAACCTGAACGCGTTCATCAAGCACCGCGAAGAGTTTCGGCCCTTTTGTGCGGCCGTGCCCGAAGAACGCTCTGAGGAATTCTTTGAGCCCAGCGCGTTGAATGAATTCCTTCAAGGAGTCAGTCAAATAAAGGCAGGAAAGCAGCAGTTGATCCCGGCCGCCGTGTTCGGCGACGGCCTTGTGCGAGTCCACAGCGTGAGTCGCAAGTCCAACCCTGCGTTTTGGAAGCTGCTGACCATGTTCGGCGAGGCGAGCGGCGTCCCTGTGCTTTTGAACACCTCGTTTAATCTTTTTGGCGAACCGGTCGTATCGACCCCTCGCGAAGCCGTGCGAGGTTTTTATTGTTCGGGGATCGATTGTCTGGCTATTGGTAATTTCCTAGTTAAGAAATGA
- a CDS encoding NUDIX domain-containing protein, which produces MSKVAEAGGIVVRFDDATPRILIVKAKQNPNHWIFPKGHIEAGECAKEAAIREVREEAGIEATVLSRAGALEFDYEGETIEVEFYVLAYTRTLGGGEQRESRWCMPEEALNLLTFDDAKDMLRSSLMILEKHHNR; this is translated from the coding sequence TTGTCAAAGGTTGCTGAAGCCGGAGGAATAGTCGTCAGATTCGACGACGCAACGCCGCGTATTCTCATTGTCAAAGCCAAACAGAATCCGAATCACTGGATTTTTCCCAAAGGACACATCGAGGCAGGCGAATGCGCGAAGGAGGCGGCGATTCGCGAAGTGCGAGAGGAAGCTGGAATCGAAGCGACGGTGCTGTCTCGCGCGGGCGCCTTGGAGTTTGACTATGAGGGCGAGACTATTGAAGTCGAGTTCTACGTGCTCGCGTACACTCGGACGCTTGGAGGGGGCGAGCAACGCGAGTCCCGCTGGTGTATGCCCGAAGAAGCGCTCAATCTACTTACCTTTGACGACGCGAAGGACATGCTTCGCTCCTCGCTGATGATTCTCGAAAAGCACCATAACCGCTGA
- a CDS encoding amidohydrolase family protein: METEHRIIDAWMQHPTPGFSQHAMFESLRRWTRGEAMSSDIPLETTIATMDKGGVRMGLISAWWGPQGPLIENDEVASFVRAYPDRLIGIASVDLYRPMDAVRELRRCVRQLGFRGLRIIPWLWNLPPDDRRYYPLYAECVELGIPFCLQVGHTGPLCPSEPGRPIPYLDHVALEFPELMIVAGHIGYPWTAEMISLATKYPNVHIDTSAYKSSRYPRELVDYLRSHGRKKVLFGSNYPMLTPQDCLRDLASLELDDETTRMFLYENAQRVFSMTPRE; this comes from the coding sequence ATGGAAACCGAACACCGGATCATCGACGCATGGATGCAGCACCCGACGCCGGGTTTTAGCCAACACGCTATGTTTGAGTCCTTGCGCCGGTGGACCCGCGGCGAAGCCATGAGCTCGGACATCCCGCTTGAAACAACCATCGCAACAATGGACAAGGGAGGCGTTCGGATGGGGCTCATCTCAGCGTGGTGGGGACCTCAAGGCCCGCTCATCGAAAACGACGAGGTTGCGAGCTTCGTCCGAGCGTATCCGGACCGGCTCATAGGCATTGCATCTGTAGACCTCTACCGGCCGATGGACGCCGTCCGCGAATTGAGACGTTGTGTGCGTCAGCTCGGGTTTCGAGGCTTGAGAATCATCCCGTGGCTGTGGAACCTGCCGCCGGATGATCGCCGGTATTATCCGCTGTACGCCGAGTGCGTCGAGCTGGGCATTCCGTTTTGTCTTCAGGTGGGACACACAGGTCCGTTGTGCCCATCAGAGCCCGGGCGCCCAATTCCCTATCTCGATCATGTCGCGCTCGAGTTTCCTGAGCTCATGATTGTAGCCGGTCATATTGGTTACCCTTGGACTGCCGAGATGATATCTCTGGCGACCAAGTATCCAAATGTTCATATCGATACCTCTGCTTACAAAAGCAGTCGATATCCGCGAGAGTTGGTGGACTACCTGCGCAGCCACGGGCGCAAGAAGGTGCTCTTCGGCTCCAATTATCCGATGTTGACGCCTCAGGACTGCTTGCGCGATCTGGCTTCTCTCGAACTCGACGATGAGACGACGCGAATGTTCTTGTATGAAAACGCTCAGCGAGTATTCTCGATGACCCCGAGAGAATGA
- a CDS encoding 5'-nucleotidase C-terminal domain-containing protein, whose amino-acid sequence MKTTALSSLIRGMVLLMCTATCGADGPARAHIVILSTTDLHGNIYPIDYNTNRPEARSLARVATVVKQARKEDPGLLLLDSGDTIQGTPLTFHHARINNKPADPMMAVMSAIGYDAMAVGNHEYEFGLEVLNKARREARFPWLSANTYKKGTDQNYFEPFIVKQVKGVRIGIIGLTTPGMPSLGDPELTYSRIEVREPVTEAKKWTAVLREKEHVDLVVIAMHMGLEADLRTGEVFPGQMPNENAALAIAEQVPGVDVILMGHTHREVPSVYINGVLLAQADKWGRSLARVDVYLEAITPSRRWRVVAKSARTIPIGDQVEADPEILSIAEPYHRETQAWLDQVIGDSPVELKAGEERFRDTAILDLVHRAQLEAGNAEVSTAMSLNPKARIPKGPVTVRDIIGLYEYEAAPLVVEVTGKQLKEALEHSSRHFGAYKPNKPLLELIDERFPGYTYDVAEGITYDLDISKPVGQRILNMRFRGQPVSANQKLRLATNTFRVNGGAGYTMFKDARVISRSNKELRELIIDWVNRNRHVPATATNNWRLLPETAR is encoded by the coding sequence ATGAAGACCACCGCGCTCTCGAGCTTGATCAGGGGAATGGTGCTGCTCATGTGCACTGCGACCTGCGGCGCCGACGGCCCGGCAAGGGCGCACATCGTGATACTCTCGACTACAGATCTGCACGGCAACATTTACCCGATCGACTACAACACAAACAGACCTGAAGCGCGCAGTCTAGCTCGCGTCGCCACGGTTGTGAAACAGGCGCGCAAGGAAGACCCCGGCCTGCTCCTGCTCGATTCCGGCGATACGATTCAAGGCACGCCGCTCACCTTTCATCACGCCAGGATAAACAACAAACCGGCCGATCCGATGATGGCGGTGATGAGCGCTATCGGGTACGACGCGATGGCCGTCGGAAACCACGAGTACGAATTTGGCTTGGAGGTGCTCAACAAAGCACGCCGCGAAGCTCGATTCCCGTGGCTGTCTGCGAACACGTATAAGAAAGGAACCGATCAAAACTACTTCGAGCCATTCATCGTGAAACAAGTCAAAGGCGTGCGCATCGGCATCATCGGCCTGACGACCCCCGGCATGCCGAGCCTTGGTGATCCCGAGCTTACCTACTCGAGGATCGAAGTGCGCGAACCCGTGACCGAAGCGAAGAAGTGGACTGCCGTGCTGCGCGAAAAAGAACACGTTGATCTGGTCGTCATCGCTATGCACATGGGCCTCGAAGCGGATCTGCGAACCGGCGAAGTGTTTCCTGGGCAAATGCCCAACGAAAACGCGGCGCTTGCGATAGCCGAACAGGTCCCGGGGGTCGATGTGATTCTGATGGGTCACACGCATCGGGAAGTGCCTTCGGTTTACATAAACGGCGTGCTGCTAGCCCAGGCTGACAAATGGGGGCGAAGCCTTGCGCGTGTAGACGTGTATCTGGAAGCGATAACGCCGTCCCGGCGCTGGCGCGTTGTAGCTAAATCCGCCCGCACTATTCCAATAGGAGACCAGGTGGAGGCTGATCCTGAGATCCTTTCAATCGCTGAACCTTATCACCGTGAGACGCAGGCCTGGCTCGATCAAGTCATTGGCGATTCGCCCGTTGAATTGAAAGCGGGCGAAGAACGGTTTCGCGATACGGCCATTCTCGACCTCGTGCATCGAGCTCAGTTGGAAGCGGGCAACGCGGAAGTGTCAACCGCCATGAGCCTGAACCCAAAAGCGCGTATCCCGAAAGGTCCGGTGACCGTGCGCGACATCATCGGGTTGTATGAGTACGAAGCCGCGCCGCTCGTCGTCGAAGTCACCGGCAAACAGTTGAAGGAAGCACTCGAGCATTCATCCCGGCATTTCGGGGCGTACAAACCAAACAAGCCATTGCTGGAACTCATCGACGAGAGATTTCCCGGCTACACATATGACGTTGCGGAAGGGATCACCTACGATCTGGATATCTCCAAGCCGGTCGGGCAGCGCATTCTGAACATGCGCTTTCGAGGGCAGCCGGTGAGCGCAAATCAAAAGTTGCGTTTGGCCACCAACACTTTCCGTGTGAACGGCGGCGCCGGCTACACCATGTTCAAAGATGCGCGTGTCATTTCCCGTTCAAACAAAGAACTGCGCGAGCTGATCATCGACTGGGTAAATCGCAACCGTCATGTTCCAGCAACAGCGACAAACAACTGGAGGCTGTTGCCTGAGACGGCGCGTTGA